GCGTCGCAGTACTTCATCATCCTGCTGGCCTCGGTGCTCGGCAGCTTCGGCACCGCGGGCGTGCCGGGGACGGCGGTGGTGATGGCCACGGTGGTGCTCAGCTCCGCCGGGCTGCCCCTGGAGGGGCTGGGCTACCTGCTCGCCATCGATCGCATCCTGGACATGATGCGCACGTTGACCAACGTCACCGGCCAGATGCTGGTGCCGGTCCTGGTGGCCAGGGAGGAAGGATTGCTCGACGTGGCCGTGTACGACCGGGCCTCCAGCAACGTCGGGGTGGAGGAGTCGTCCTAGCCCAGGCTTCTCTGCATCGACGGCGATCGCCAGGCGAAGTCGCCTGGCAGACCGTGACGCAGCGCCGCCTGCCAGGCTGGAGAGTTGCGGTCGCGCCAGTGGTCAGCGAGCCGGCCGGCGGAGGTCAGCGCCAGACGGTCGAGCGCGGTCAGGTCCCATTCCGCACCGAGCTCCAGCTTCTTCCGGACCACCGGCGGGAGGATCGCGACCGCGCCGCGGGCCATCGCGCGGTGCAAGAAGCGCGGCAAGGAAGGCGCCGAACGGCCCGATTCGATGATGTTCAGAAACTCGAGGTTGATCGGGTGCGGCTCGAAACCTGGCTGCAGCTCTTCCATCATCGCGACGAACTCGGCTTCCGACCCGACACAGTGCGTGACGCCGTAGAGCTCGCCGACCGGCTTTCCTTCCCTGAAAAAGCGCACCTGATCATCCGGCGAGAGCGGACGAACGAACGTGTGGTAGGCCTTGAAGAAGCCGAAGAGGGCAGTCGCGAAGACCCAATTGAGCAGCACCGGGTCGAGCGCACGGTACGACTGACCGTTGGGCGTCTCACCCGACACGCGCGCGTGCATCTTCGTGACGCCGGAGATCACCTTGCGCGCCACCGAGGCGGGGCCATACACGCCAACCATCGCCGCGAGCCCAGTACGTCGCGAGCGTCCAATCGGGTCCACCTTGTAGACCGAATGGTCCCATACCCCGCTGCGGATCCGCGGGTCGGCGAACTCGAGCAGAACGGCGGCCACTCCGCCGATGCCCATGACGATCGGGTTGCGGTAGACCCGCCACTGCACCGAGTCCGGCGGGACCAACGAAGGCTCTCCGGCGGGGGACAGATAGTCGATCTTCCACTCGCGCGCGGCCGCCCCCTTCGCCGCCTGCGCCGGCGCTGCTTCGCGCTCCGCCGGTACCGGATTTCGTAAAGCCATATCGTTGCCCCTATCAGTTGATATATTCCGTATATCAACTGATAGGAGCCGCCGCAACAGCCTGAGCGCCTGTTGCGGTCGTGAGGACGTTCCGCCTCCTCGCCCGAGGAGAAACCCGCCAGGAGTGTGCGCTACCGAAACAGGCTCCTCCCTGCCTATATGGCTGACCATGAGCCTCGAGACCAAAAGCCGCCTGACGCCGACGGAGATGACCAGGGCCCGGATCCTCGAGGCGGGCATGCGCTGTTTTGCTCGTGAGGGCTTCGCGGGCGCTACCACCCGGATGATCGCCGCCGAGGCGGGGGTCACGCTCCCGGTGATCGCCTACCACTTCGGCAACAAGGAGGGGCTGCACCGCGCTTGCGCGCAGGCGATCGTTGAACAGTACAGTCGCCGGCTGTTGCCGCTGGTGAGCGCCGCTCGCGAGGCAGCGAACAAGGGTTCGCTCTCGGCCACGGAAGCGCGGGACTGGCTCGACCGTATCCTCGACGCGCTCGTCAAGGCGATCACCGCCGATGCGGAGCAACGGCTCACCACCGATTTCGTGCTGCGCGAGATGAGCGAGCAGGGCCCGGGCTATGCGTTGCTGTTCGAGGGGCTGTGGAGCCCCGGCATCGGCCTCGTCGCCGACCTGCTGGCCATCGCTCGCCAGCGCCGCCCCGGGAGGGAGGAGGAGCGCGCGGGCGCGGTGATGCTGATCACCTCG
This is a stretch of genomic DNA from Archangium violaceum. It encodes these proteins:
- a CDS encoding oxygenase MpaB family protein, which codes for MALRNPVPAEREAAPAQAAKGAAAREWKIDYLSPAGEPSLVPPDSVQWRVYRNPIVMGIGGVAAVLLEFADPRIRSGVWDHSVYKVDPIGRSRRTGLAAMVGVYGPASVARKVISGVTKMHARVSGETPNGQSYRALDPVLLNWVFATALFGFFKAYHTFVRPLSPDDQVRFFREGKPVGELYGVTHCVGSEAEFVAMMEELQPGFEPHPINLEFLNIIESGRSAPSLPRFLHRAMARGAVAILPPVVRKKLELGAEWDLTALDRLALTSAGRLADHWRDRNSPAWQAALRHGLPGDFAWRSPSMQRSLG
- a CDS encoding TetR/AcrR family transcriptional regulator, which gives rise to MSLETKSRLTPTEMTRARILEAGMRCFAREGFAGATTRMIAAEAGVTLPVIAYHFGNKEGLHRACAQAIVEQYSRRLLPLVSAAREAANKGSLSATEARDWLDRILDALVKAITADAEQRLTTDFVLREMSEQGPGYALLFEGLWSPGIGLVADLLAIARQRRPGREEERAGAVMLITSLSAFTTIEPVSLAFLGWERLDGTRRDTVTALAKRLLDGLIGC